The Candidatus Binataceae bacterium region CGATCGCAGGCTTTATCTCCTCGCCCAAGTACGCCTCGCTACTGGAGTATGGCGGATCATACGGCGCGGCCTACTTCCTGGAGCGGGCCCTGTTCATGCCGTGGGAACTGAACTCGGTGCTGCCTCCCGAAGTGGTCAAGCGCGGACTGGCGGAGTTCGATCCTGTGGCTATGATGGAGCAGACCACCGCAGACATCGAGGGCGACCATCTACGGGTCGCTGCCCTGGAAATGACCTGGTACATGCGCAACCAGCTGCTGCGCGATGCCGACTGGGCGGGAATGGAGCATTCGGTGGAAATTCGGATGCCGATGGTGGACCTGCCGGTGCTCAAGGAAGTGATGCCTGCGGTAGCGGCGCGGCCGAAGATGAAGAAGGCCGACTTTCTGGCGCCGATTTTGCGTCAATACGGCTGTGAAAGGCTCCTCGCCCGGCCCAAGACCGGGTTTTCCGTGCCGGTCAGAGACTGGCTGCAGCAGGCGGGTGGCAAGGCGCCCGGTCGCGGACTGCGGGGTTGGGCCTCCATGATCGCGAAACGCTTTGGCTTCGCGTTGGTCTGAGCGCCGATCCCGACTTACCCAGCCCGGGCCGTGCCTTTATGGACCCCTCCTCCATCGCGGGCCGCTCAAGCGCGTCGAGGGTTTTGATTTACCGCCTGGGTAGCCTCGGCGATTTCGTCGTCGCGCTGCCGGTGCTGCATTTGATCGCGCGGGTCTTCCCTGACGCCGAGCGGTTGATGCTGACCAATAAGCCGGTCGTGGGAAAAGCTGCGCCCGCCCAGGCGGTGCTGCACGGTGCCGGACTGATCCATCACTACCTCAGTTACCCGGTGGGCTTGCGCGACGTGTCCGCGCTCTTGAAGCTATTCAAGGAATTGCGCGCGTGGAGTCCGCAGGTGCTCGTTTACTTGATGGAGCCACGAAAAGGCTCGGCGGTCTATCGAGACGCACTTTTCTTCGCCCTGTGCGGAATCCGCCGAATGGTCGGGGTTCCTCTCGCCTTCAGTGCCCAAAGTAACCTGCGTAAAGGCGACGGCCTCCATGAGCATGCCGCTGAGCGGCTAGCACGCCTAGTCGGCAAGCTTGGGGATGCCAGGCTTGACAGCGCAGCGAGTTGGGACCTGCACCTCACCTCGGAGGAGATGGCCGCGGCCAGATCCGCGCTCCAATTCCCCGGCGGCAGCATGTTCATCACGGCCTGTGTCGGGACGAAAAGGCCGGCGAACGATTGGGGAGCGGGGAATTGGAAGGCCGCCTTGGCACGCATCTCTATGCGCTACCCCAAACTCGGGTTAGCATTGATCGGCTCGTCGGACGAGCGGGCCCAGTCGGACGTTGCTGCGAGCGGCTGGCTAGGTCCCTCGGTCAACCTCTGCGGAAAGCTCTCACCGCGCGAGAGCGCCGCGGTTATTCGCGGGGCGATCGCGCATTTGGGGCATGATTCCGGTCCGATGCATCTGGCGGCTGCCGCCGGCGTACCGTGCGTCGCCGTGTTCAGCGCGCGCGAGCTGCCTGGCGCCTGGTTCCCCTGGGGGAAGCAGCACAAGGTCATCTACCATTCGGTGCCGTGCGCGGGGTGCGGTCTCGAGATATGCGTGGCCAACGGAAAGAAGTGCATACTGTCGATCACCCCCGATGAAGTATATCGCGCCGCCGTTGAGATTCTTGAGCCGCGTTTGCGTGGCCCCGCGCAGGCTGCAATTTAGGCACAAGGACGACCCTCACCCGGCGCGGGCGCGCCGCCTCTCCCTTCCTCTCCGGGATTCGCCTCTCGCTATGGGAGAGGCCGTGCCAGCGAATGCGGCGCGGGCAAGGGTCAGCGGAGAAGAAATTCCGCGCCCTACGCAATCCTTTTGCCATGAACGCATCGGGACCAGGCCTCCAGAGATCGTCGGACGTGGTAAGGACCCTCACCTGACGCTTCGCGTCGTCCTCTCCCATCGGGAGAGGAGGTTAATCGGAGTGCGCGGGCGAGGAGCGGGCGGTGCCGACGGATGCGGCGCGGGCCAGCGTCGGCGCGGCAAATCGCTGGACTATTAGTGAATGCCCTCTACCGTTCCGGCTTCGGCATCGTCGGCGCCGATAGGTTTGCGCCAAAAGAGCGAACTCGCGGTATCTTTCTCATCCGCCTGCGAGGGATGCGCGACCCCGGCGCGGGCCGTGGGAGCGATCGCCGACGTCGAAAGCTATGGCAGACTGCTGATGGCGCATACGGGACGCCCGCTCAAAGGTGCCCGGGTGCTGGAAGTGGGCTACAGCGCGCCGTCGCGGCGCAATCATGGGCCATTCTGCTTTCCGTCCGCTGGCGCGGCACTGCCGACATGCCCCAGCCTGTTCTCAAATCGGTTCCGACGGTCTCGGTAGCAGCTTGAAATTTTGCCCGGCTGCCCTTGGCCGTCCCTCGGTCAGCCGCCGAAGCGCGACCTCTCGACCTGGACCGTCACCGATGACTGGCCGGAGCATCTGCCCGTCACGGAGGTCGAGGTGGAGGTGTGCGAGCGATGGTTCGCTAACCTGTTCGACGACTTGGGTCGCCAGCCATCTGGAGGAACGCCTGCTCGAGCCCGAACGGTATCCGGCTCGAAGGCGGCGGCTGGCGACGCGACCATCTGCGCTCGCTCGCTTAGCGCGTCGAAGTCGCCGAAGGCGAGGTCCGCATCATGGGGTCGAAGTCCCGCCTGCTCCAGACGTTCGTGGCGAATGGTGGCGCGAACGCAGTGCCCACTTAGGAACTGAAGTGGCGGAGAGGGAGGGATTTGAACCCTCGGTGCCACAAGGGCACACGTGATTTCGAGTCACGCCGGTTAAGCCGGACTCCCGAACCTCTCCGCAAACGCCGAGGATCGAGCTTTACCCGGGCCTAGTCAAGTCCAGCCCCAAGCTGGGAGGTGCAATCCGCCGCCGGTTGTGAAAGTCAGGCCGCCGTCTCAGTTGGAAGTCCATGCCCTTAGCTGTTTTGTAGCGGCTGGCGCGCGGGCTAACACTTCGCGCTCAAAATGCGCTAGAGTGTGAGTTGAATCCCTCCCGCAACACGGTCGGATATCGCGCAGAAAGGGAGCAATTCGATGCTTAAGCCCGAAGAAAACGAACTTCTGTCGCGCGTGGGACCGGGCACGCCGATGGGCGGTTACATGCGCCAGTTCTGGACTCCTGCGGTCCGAGTCGAGCGCCTGGCGGCCGGCGGCGCGCCGGTGCGGGTGCGCCTGCTGGGCCAGGATTTTGTCGCTTTCCGCGCCAGCGACGGGCGGGTGGGCTTTTTCGACGAAGCCTGTCCCCATCGCGGGACCTCGCTGGCTTTGGCTCACAACGAGGGCGATGGCCTGCGCTGTTCCTACCACGGCCTCAAGCTGAGCCCCACCGGCAAAGTGCTGGATATGCCCTGCGAGCGGCCCGAACGGCGCGCCGAGTATGCCGCCAAGATCACAGTGGGCCATTACCCGGTGCGCGAGGCGGCCAAGGTGGTGTGGGTTTACCTCGGCGAGGGTCAGCCGCCCAAGTTCCCCGAGTACAACTTCATGAAACTGCCGGCCGATCACGTTCAGACCGCGGTTGGGCTGATCCATTCCAATTGGCTCAACGGTCTGGAAGGGCAATTGGATTCGGCTCACGTCGCGATCCTGCACCAGGATTGGATGAATGCCAACCGCGGCTCCAACCGGCGGATCGGGCGTCAGGGCGTGATCCGTTACGACACCGGGCCGCGCTTCGAGTTCGAGAACACGTTGTACGGCTATCGCGAAGCGGCGGTGCGCAAGGCTCCTAACGATCGGCGTTATGTGCGAGTCCGCGACTACGTGGTGCCCTATTATTCCTTTATTCCCATCGGCGGTTACGAAGACGATCACGACATGACGGTTTCGGTGCCGATCGACGACGAGCATTCCGCCCAGTGGGATGTGGTTTACAACCTGGTTCGCCCGCTGGATAAAGAAAACAGCGCGGCGCGCTGGTCCAATCCCGACGATATCGCGGCGGAGATCACCGCCTTCGGCTCCGACAAAAATTTCGGCCAGGACCGCACTCAGATGAAGGAGGGGCGCTGGACCGGCTTCAACAAGCTGCGCTACGAGGACTTCGCCGTGGCCATGGCCCAGGGGATTATCTGCAATCGCAGCAAAGAGTACCTGGGCATGAGCGACACCTCGATCAACCGCGCGCGCCGACTGCTGCTTGACGCAGTCAGGCGTTACGTCAAGGGCGAGCGCGCCTTCGGCACCGATGACGCTATCGACTACAGCGTGATTCGGGCGGAAGATGGAATTATCCCGGCCGACGGTGACTGGCGCCGGGTGGCGCGAGAGATGACCGTCGACAACCCCTGACCGTGCATGGCTAAAGATGGGCAAACGGCCGCACGGTCTCGGACCGGCGGCCGTTTGTTTTTGTTTTTCTTAATGGCCCGGGCGTATCCCGGGGCGCGAGGATGGGAATCAATGCTTAAGAGCGAAGAAAACGAACTGTTGTGCCGGGTTGGTCCGGGTACGCCGATGGGCGCCTACATGCGCCAATTCTGGATCCCGGCCCTGCGCTCGGCTCGTCTGACTCCAGGTGGGGCACCGGTACGAGTGCGGCTGCTAGGCGAGGATTTTGTCGCCTTTCGCGCCAGCGACGGGCGGGTGGGCTTTTTCGACGAGGCCTGTCCCCATCGCGGGACCTCGATGGCACTGGCTCGCAACGAAGGCGACGGCCTGCGCTGCTCTTACCACGGCCTCAAACTGGGGACTACGGGCGAAGTACTCGACATCCCCTGCGAGCGGCCCGAGCGGCGCGCCGAGTATGCCGCCAAGATCACAGTGGGCCATTACCCGGTGCGCGAGGCCGGGACGGTCATTTGGGTGCATATCGGACGGCCAGCGCAATTGCCGGAATTCCCCGATTTCAACTTCTTCAAGCTCCCTGACGACCATATTCAGAGCGCGGTGGGCGTGATCCACTGCAACTGGCTGCAGGGGTTGGAAGGACAGCTCGACTCGGCCCACGTCGCGATTCTGCATCGCGACTGGATCGATCCGGAAAACGCGCCGCGCGGCGCCGGCCCTCAAGCCGCGATTCGCAAGGATACCGGCCCGCGCTTCGAATTCGAGCCGCAGCCCTACGGTTACCGCGAGGCGGCGGTGCGCCAGGCGCCCGACGCGCAGCATTACGTTCGGGTACGCGATTTTGTCGTGCCGTGGTACTCATTCATCCCGATCGGAGGGCCCGAACACGACCATTGCATGACGGTCTCGGTGCCGGTTGACGACGAGCATTCGGCGCAATGGGACGTGGTCTATAACTTCGTCCGCCCGATGCGGCAGGAAAGCCTGGCGGGAGGATGGGACGACCCCAACAACATGGCGGCCGGTCTGAGTACCAAGCTCGAAGAGCGCTTTGGTCAAAACCGGGCGCGGATGAAGGAGGGGAGCTGGACGGGGGTGGCCAAACTGCGTTTCGAGGACTTCACGGTGGCGATGGGCCAGGGTCGGATCGTCAATCGTAGTCGTGAATACCTGGGCATGAGCGACACCTCGATCAATCGGGCGCGCCGCCTGCTCCTGGACGCGGTGCGCAAGTTCGAGCGCGGTGAGATGGCCTTCGGGACCGCGCGCGGCATTCGCTGGGAGCAGATCAAGGCGGAGAGCGCGATCATCCCGGCGCACGCCGATTGGCGTTCGGTGGCGCGCTAGCGCACGCCACCCATCACAGCGGCACACTGAGGGCGCCCGCGCGGGCGTCCTCAGTCCGTTGGCGGCGCACCTGGCGATACCAGCCCCAGCGCCCGCGCCTTGATGTAGTCGTAGATCTCGTTCATCTCATCCGCGGTCAACGTCCCCGCCCATTTGGGCATCCCCTTGCCCGTTCTACCTTCCATCGTAGTGGTCAGAAAATCCTTGCGGTTGACCCCTTCGCGCAGCGCTGCTTGCAGGTCGGGAGTGAAACCGGTCGGCTGCGCATCGGGCCCGTGACAGCGCGCGCAGTAGGTTCCATACTGCTCGTAGCCATGCGCCAACTCGGGCGTCACCTTGTCTTGCTTGGGCGCCACGAAAACGGGAAAGTGCACCACCACCGTCTTGCCGTCGCTGGTCTTGTAGGAATAGGTCTCGCTGCGATGCTTAAGCGGGCCGCTGACGCTCAAAATCCATTTGACCATACTTAGGGCATCGCCGGCGCTGAGGTCGGGATGAGGCGGCATCGGCGTCTGCCCCCA contains the following coding sequences:
- a CDS encoding glycosyltransferase family 9 protein translates to MIYRLGSLGDFVVALPVLHLIARVFPDAERLMLTNKPVVGKAAPAQAVLHGAGLIHHYLSYPVGLRDVSALLKLFKELRAWSPQVLVYLMEPRKGSAVYRDALFFALCGIRRMVGVPLAFSAQSNLRKGDGLHEHAAERLARLVGKLGDARLDSAASWDLHLTSEEMAAARSALQFPGGSMFITACVGTKRPANDWGAGNWKAALARISMRYPKLGLALIGSSDERAQSDVAASGWLGPSVNLCGKLSPRESAAVIRGAIAHLGHDSGPMHLAAAAGVPCVAVFSARELPGAWFPWGKQHKVIYHSVPCAGCGLEICVANGKKCILSITPDEVYRAAVEILEPRLRGPAQAAI
- a CDS encoding Rieske 2Fe-2S domain-containing protein yields the protein MLKPEENELLSRVGPGTPMGGYMRQFWTPAVRVERLAAGGAPVRVRLLGQDFVAFRASDGRVGFFDEACPHRGTSLALAHNEGDGLRCSYHGLKLSPTGKVLDMPCERPERRAEYAAKITVGHYPVREAAKVVWVYLGEGQPPKFPEYNFMKLPADHVQTAVGLIHSNWLNGLEGQLDSAHVAILHQDWMNANRGSNRRIGRQGVIRYDTGPRFEFENTLYGYREAAVRKAPNDRRYVRVRDYVVPYYSFIPIGGYEDDHDMTVSVPIDDEHSAQWDVVYNLVRPLDKENSAARWSNPDDIAAEITAFGSDKNFGQDRTQMKEGRWTGFNKLRYEDFAVAMAQGIICNRSKEYLGMSDTSINRARRLLLDAVRRYVKGERAFGTDDAIDYSVIRAEDGIIPADGDWRRVAREMTVDNP
- a CDS encoding Rieske 2Fe-2S domain-containing protein, producing MLKSEENELLCRVGPGTPMGAYMRQFWIPALRSARLTPGGAPVRVRLLGEDFVAFRASDGRVGFFDEACPHRGTSMALARNEGDGLRCSYHGLKLGTTGEVLDIPCERPERRAEYAAKITVGHYPVREAGTVIWVHIGRPAQLPEFPDFNFFKLPDDHIQSAVGVIHCNWLQGLEGQLDSAHVAILHRDWIDPENAPRGAGPQAAIRKDTGPRFEFEPQPYGYREAAVRQAPDAQHYVRVRDFVVPWYSFIPIGGPEHDHCMTVSVPVDDEHSAQWDVVYNFVRPMRQESLAGGWDDPNNMAAGLSTKLEERFGQNRARMKEGSWTGVAKLRFEDFTVAMGQGRIVNRSREYLGMSDTSINRARRLLLDAVRKFERGEMAFGTARGIRWEQIKAESAIIPAHADWRSVAR
- a CDS encoding c-type cytochrome codes for the protein MKSGAGLMAGLGLILLLCAAARAQSAGGEQLAKDNDCYSCHAAHRQMVGPPWSAIAQHYSDNPQVEHILVDKIIHGAVGDWGQTPMPPHPDLSAGDALSMVKWILSVSGPLKHRSETYSYKTSDGKTVVVHFPVFVAPKQDKVTPELAHGYEQYGTYCARCHGPDAQPTGFTPDLQAALREGVNRKDFLTTTMEGRTGKGMPKWAGTLTADEMNEIYDYIKARALGLVSPGAPPTD